In Paenibacillus sp. BIC5C1, a genomic segment contains:
- a CDS encoding glycoside hydrolase family 95 protein, whose translation MKLQYDKPAHVWTEGLPIGNGRLGGMIFGGVEQEKISLNEDTLWSGYPKDGSNPGAKDALPKVRKLLQEERYTEADTLTKEMLGPYTQSYLPFGDLLLRFEHGDIHHSYKRTLDIENAVHSLEYQIGHVIYTREMFASHPDQVLVLRLAASVEGALNVHASLDSPLRHATSVREGRFVLEGTAPEHVDPSYFASDDPIRYGDPGNNKGMVFEGQLAVRTVDGQVTVDGSGIHVLGATTATFYFSAATSFNGMDAIPGVEGKDASFTASSFLNEAVAKPYDSLLDSHIADYRLLFDRVKLQLGNSPAPEQMSTEQRITTYGAEDPGLVELLFHYGRYLLIASSRPGTQAANLQGIWNAVTRPPWSSNYTLNINTEMNYWPAEICNLAECHEPLMDLISHLAKKGVETAQVNYGTRGWTTHHNTDIWGQTAPVGNYGDGDPSWAFWPMGGIWLTQHLWEHYAFSGDETYLRDSAYPVMKEAALFALDWLIDDGSGHLVTSPSTSPEHKFRTAEGVAAVSPGSTMDISLIWELLTNCIEASEILGTDLHFRNELVSIRERLLPLQIGKYGQLQEWSKDYEDEDIYHRHTSHLVGVYPGRQLSDEETPELFVAARTSLERRGDESTGWSLGWRVALWSRFREGNRSLHLLSNMLRLVRDGASEHYNHGGVYPNLLGAHPPFQIDGNFAASAGIAEMLLQSHRPYMELLPALPDAWQQGSVSGLRARGGFEVSIRWDNGQLEEAYITSHLGRDCVLRGEGPIVVMLEGSVVETEDTDSNIIIFPTSAGRTYKIKLS comes from the coding sequence ATGAAACTTCAATATGACAAACCTGCACATGTATGGACCGAAGGGCTTCCCATAGGTAATGGCCGTCTTGGCGGCATGATCTTTGGTGGGGTGGAGCAGGAGAAAATCAGCTTGAATGAGGACACATTGTGGTCCGGTTATCCGAAGGATGGCAGTAATCCTGGCGCAAAGGACGCTCTACCAAAGGTTCGCAAGCTGTTACAGGAGGAACGTTATACGGAAGCAGACACGCTGACCAAAGAGATGTTGGGTCCGTACACCCAGTCCTATCTTCCTTTCGGGGATTTACTCCTGCGTTTTGAGCACGGGGACATCCACCATTCCTACAAGCGGACGCTGGATATAGAAAATGCAGTGCACAGCCTTGAATATCAGATTGGCCATGTGATCTATACCCGTGAAATGTTTGCTTCGCATCCTGATCAGGTACTTGTACTGCGGCTGGCTGCAAGTGTGGAAGGTGCGCTGAATGTACATGCGTCACTGGATAGCCCGCTTCGGCATGCGACTAGTGTTAGGGAAGGCCGCTTTGTTCTGGAAGGAACAGCCCCGGAGCATGTCGATCCCAGCTACTTTGCAAGCGACGATCCGATCCGATACGGGGACCCCGGAAATAACAAGGGCATGGTGTTTGAAGGCCAGTTAGCGGTGAGGACAGTGGACGGACAGGTAACGGTGGATGGCAGTGGAATTCATGTATTGGGTGCGACAACGGCAACCTTTTATTTCAGTGCGGCTACAAGTTTTAATGGTATGGATGCCATTCCAGGAGTTGAGGGAAAAGATGCTTCCTTCACTGCAAGTTCATTTCTGAATGAGGCAGTAGCCAAGCCATATGACAGCCTGCTTGACTCACATATTGCGGATTATCGTTTGCTATTTGATCGGGTGAAGCTTCAGCTTGGGAATTCACCTGCTCCAGAGCAGATGTCCACGGAACAGCGGATTACCACCTATGGGGCGGAGGATCCGGGGCTTGTGGAACTTCTCTTCCATTATGGGCGCTACTTGCTGATCGCAAGCTCCCGTCCGGGAACGCAGGCTGCAAATCTTCAAGGCATATGGAATGCAGTAACTCGTCCTCCCTGGAGCAGTAATTACACGTTGAATATTAATACTGAAATGAACTATTGGCCGGCTGAAATATGCAATTTGGCTGAATGCCATGAGCCCTTGATGGACTTGATCAGCCATTTGGCGAAGAAGGGCGTTGAGACCGCACAGGTCAACTATGGTACCCGCGGCTGGACCACGCATCATAACACGGATATCTGGGGGCAGACGGCACCGGTGGGCAATTATGGTGACGGTGATCCAAGCTGGGCTTTCTGGCCGATGGGAGGTATTTGGCTGACCCAGCATTTATGGGAGCATTATGCCTTCAGCGGAGACGAGACATATTTGCGTGATTCCGCTTATCCAGTAATGAAGGAAGCTGCGCTGTTCGCACTGGACTGGCTCATTGACGATGGTAGCGGTCACCTTGTGACTTCGCCTTCGACTTCGCCGGAGCATAAATTCCGGACAGCGGAAGGCGTAGCAGCGGTCAGTCCGGGTTCAACCATGGATATCTCATTAATCTGGGAGTTGCTCACAAACTGTATTGAAGCCTCGGAAATACTTGGAACGGATCTGCATTTCAGAAATGAGCTGGTGAGCATCCGCGAACGTCTTCTGCCGCTGCAAATCGGGAAATATGGTCAATTGCAGGAGTGGTCGAAGGACTATGAGGATGAGGACATTTACCACCGGCATACCTCGCATCTGGTAGGCGTGTATCCGGGTCGACAGCTTTCGGACGAAGAGACACCAGAGTTGTTTGTCGCTGCCAGAACCTCCCTTGAGCGACGGGGAGACGAAAGCACGGGCTGGAGCCTGGGATGGCGTGTTGCCCTTTGGAGTCGTTTCAGGGAGGGAAATCGCTCCCTGCATCTGCTCTCCAATATGCTGCGCCTCGTCAGAGATGGAGCGTCGGAGCACTACAACCATGGCGGTGTATATCCGAATCTTCTGGGCGCACATCCTCCGTTTCAGATCGACGGCAACTTCGCGGCCTCTGCCGGGATAGCTGAGATGCTGCTGCAATCTCACCGTCCTTATATGGAACTGCTGCCTGCATTGCCGGATGCTTGGCAGCAGGGCAGCGTTTCCGGTCTGCGTGCCCGAGGTGGATTTGAGGTCAGCATCCGGTGGGACAACGGACAACTTGAAGAAGCGTATATCACTTCACATCTGGGCCGGGACTGTGTGCTTAGAGGTGAAGGCCCAATTGTGGTAATGCTTGAAGGCAGCGTGGTTGAAACGGAGGACACCGATTCAAATATCATAATTTTCCCTACATCTGCGGGACGTACTTACAAGATTAAGTTGAGTTAA